In Macrotis lagotis isolate mMagLag1 chromosome 8, bilby.v1.9.chrom.fasta, whole genome shotgun sequence, a single genomic region encodes these proteins:
- the GPX1 gene encoding glutathione peroxidase 1, which yields MALPLSVHAFSARLLGSGELVSLASLRGKVLLIENVASLUGTTTRDYTQMNELQQRLGSRGFQVLGFPCNQFGHQENGHDEEILNSLKYVRPGNGFEPNFMLFEKCEVNGEKAHPLFAFLREALPAPSDDPVSLMTDPKFIIWSPVCRNDIAWNFEKFLVGPDGVPVKRYSRRYETIHIEKDIEKLLTKAYKKR from the exons ATGGCGCTCCCGCTCTCGGTGCACGCGTTCTCGGCCCGCCTGCTGGGCAGCGGGGAGCTGGTGAGCCTGGCCTCGCTGCGGGGCAAGGTGCTGCTCATCGAGAACGTGGCGTCGCTCTGAGGCACCACCACCCGCGACTACACGCAGATGAACGAGCTGCAGCAGCGCCTCGGCAGCCGCGGCTTCCAGGTGCTCGGCTTCCCCTGCAATCAGTTCGGCCACCAG GAGAATGGCCACGATGAGGAGATCTTGAATTCCTTGAAATACGTCCGACCAGgcaatggatttgaacccaacttcATGCTCTTTGAGAAATGTGAGGTGAATGGAGAGAAGGCTCATCCCCTCTTTGCTTTTCTCCGGGAGGCACTGCCAGCCCCAAGTGATGATCCTGTCTCTCTGATGACCGACCCAAAATTCATCATCTGGTCTCCAGTGTGCAGGAATGACATCGCTTGGAACTTTGAGAAGTTCCTGGTGGGTCCTGATGGTGTGCCCGTGAAAAGGTACAGCAGGCGATATGAAACCATCCATATCGAAAAGGATATCGAGAAGCTCCTGACAAAGGCATACAAGAAGCGCTAA